The genomic region CATCGACGGCGACCTCGACAAGCCGGACCGTCAGGCCGTCACCGTCGAGGAGTTCATCGCGTCCTCGAACAACAGCTCCATCCAGACGCGCACGCTCGACGTCTCCGGGGAGACGATGACGTTCAAGGGCAACCAGAGCACGGTGACGCGCGCACCCGAGACCGTCACCTTCACCTGGACCTCACCCACGGAGAACGAGGTCTCGTTCGGCCAGAACGCGAACGTGTCCCTCAACGGTGTCGCGTACGCTGCGCACTTCCCGACCGATGACTCGGTCGAGCTCAAGCGTGGCGAGTCCGCTCAGCAGTCCCTCGCGGCATCCATCGAGACCCAGCACCGCTTCAAAGAGCGCATCAACGGTGTCTGGGGCGTCGTCCTCGTCGGTGGCACCGGCCTCATCCTGCTGGTCGGCTTCGCGTTCCTCCCGCGCAAGGAGTAGCGCGACTCGTCTTCTTCGGTAGCGACCGTTTCTTCACGGCTCGACTGTGCTCCCCGAGCCTTGCGTTCGGGACCGTTCTGGGATGTCGAGTCGAACAGACCGGTGTCTCGCCTGGGCTGTCGTCGTGTGTCTCTCCGGCCTCGAAAAAAGTGTAACAGCGTCGCGGTCAGTCCTCGCCGCTCGGCGTCGGTGAGTCTTCGAGCTGTCGGTCGGCAGGCGTCTCCGTGGCTGCGGCCTGGCCGTCGACGTCGGTCTCGAAGCGGTCGAGCGCGTCGCTCAGCTGTCTCGCCTGCTTGGCGAGGCCGTTCGCGTTCTTCGTCACCGAGGACAGCGCCGAGGTCTGTTCCTCGGTCGCTGCGGCGACGCTCTCGGTCTCGGCGGTGGTCTCTTCGGCGATACTCGCGGCGTCTTCGACCATCGAGACGACCTCCTGGGTCGTCATGGACTGGCGCTCCGCCACGGTCGAGATCTCCTGGACGCCGTCGTTCGTCTTGCGGGCGTACTCGGCGATCTCGTCGAGTGCGTCGACCGCGTTCTCGACGGCATCGACGTGCGTCTCGATGCTGGCTGCGGTCGTCTGCACCTCGTGTGCGGTGCGGTCGGTCTCGTCCTGCAGGTTCTCGAGGCTGCCTTCGATGGACTGGACCGCTTCCTTCGTGTCCTGGGCGAGGTCTTTGACCTGCTGGGCGACGACGGAGAACCCTTCCCCGGACATCCCGGAGCGGGTCGCCTCGATGTTGGCGTTCAGCCCGAGCATGTTGGTCTGGTCGGCGACCTCGGAGATGAACTCGATGAGCTCGTCGATCTGCTCCATCTCGGCCTCGAGCGATTCGATGGCGTCGACGGCGCGCTCGGACTTCTCCTCTATCTCGCGCATCCCGGCGATGGCCTCCTGTGCGGCCTCCCGGCCGCGGTTCCCGGTCTCGGCCGTCAGTTCGGCGATGTCTGCGACCTCGTTCGAGGAGACGGCGACCTCCTCGATGGTGGCAGAGAGGTCACTCATCTCCTGTGAGACCTCCTGGAAGCGGTTGCTCTGTTCCTCGGCACCGTCGGATATCTGCTGGGTGGAGGCCGTGACCTGCTGACTGGACTGCTGGACCTCTTCGGCCCCGGCGACCACCTGTTCACTCGCGGCGGCGACGTCGGTCGCGAACGCGTTGATGTGGTTCAGGGTCTTCTCCATCCCGGCGACCATCGCGTTGAAGTCGGTCGCGATCTGCTCCATCGCCTCGCTCTCGCTCTGGGTGTTCATCCGCTGGGTGAGGTCACCCTTGGCGATGGCCGAGAGGGTGTCACCGTACTCGGTCGCCTTCTGCTCCAGGTGGCGGTTCATCTGCTCGGCCTCGCGGCGGCGGCGGTCGGCGGCCTCGCGGGCCTCCTTCGCCTCCGTGATCTGTTCGCGGAGCGAGTCGCGCATCTCCGCGAGCGTCGCGGCGAGTGTGCCGATCTCGTCGGTCCGCTTGGACTCGATGTCGGCGTCGAGGTCGCCGTCACGCATCTGGCGGGCACCGCCGGCCAGCGAGCGCAACGACTTCGTGGTGCTGCGGCCGATGGTGACGCCGACCAGACCGAGCGAGACCAGTGCGACGGCGATGAGGCCGCCGAGTCCCTCGCGGACGGTCGAAGTCAGCGCGTAGGCGTTCGATGTGGGGGCGTGGATGAGGACGACCCAGTTCGTCGAGTCGAGCGACGCGTAGCCGACCAGTTCACCGTCCTGTGTCTCCTCGACACCGGAGGGGTTGCCCGCCGCCCGGTCGAGGACCAGTTGCTGGTTCTGGTCGGTGAGGTTGGCCCCGCTCTCGGGTGATGCGACGACGGTTCCGTCGGTCGTCACGACGCGGGTGAAGCCCTCGGCGACCGGCTGTTCGAGCTCGGTCGTTTCCCCGGTCGGGTTGATCATGAACACGACGACGCGGTTGTCGACCCGCGGCACCGGCGTGAGCACGGCGACGACGGGGAAGTCAGCGACGGGGATGCTGAACGGCTTCGAGACGTACACTTCGTCGGGGCTCTCGAAGCCCTCCTTGAGTTTCGAGACGAACGGCGCGCCCTGTTTCGCGGGCTTGACGCCGACGAACTTGTCCTTCGAACTCGTGATGACCTGGCCCTTCGAGGTGTCGACGTAGTGGATGGCGACGACCTCGTCGGAGACCTGGCCGTCGTTCACGAGTTCTTTCAACTTCGGTTGTATCTGTTCGGGGTCGTCCGTCTGGAGTTCGTACAACTCAGAGACGGTCCGGGCCTGGCGTTTGTTCCCCTTGATCCACTGGTCGAGTTCGTTCGCCTGCACCTGGGCGGCAAGCGACAGGTCGCCCTCGGCGTCCTGTTTGACCTCGGCCGCGGTCTGGGCCTGGACGAGGTAGCCGGCGACCAGCATGAGCAGGACGGCTCCGAGGAGCGCGAACCCGAGCTTTCTGGCGTAGCTCCGGCGCACCCATCCCCACGGCGTCGGGATGCCGGAGCTGTCTGTGTCTTCCGCCATTGTCACGGGTTGGCCGGGGGCAACGCGCGAAGGTCACGCGGCGGCACCAGGTAGGTTCCACGGCTCTGCACCTTGAAGTGGCCCTGGATACCGTGGTCTTTCAGCTGGACCTCGGACTCGGCCGGGTCGGGGTCGTCGGCGTTCCAGTCGACGAACGCCATCGCCTTCCTGACGCTGATGAAGTCGTCGATGCTTCGCTGGTTCGAGATGAACTGGGTGTGGGCGCGACCACCGTCCGTCGAGGGGAAGTCACGGCGCAGGAGCAGCGGCCGGCCGTCCTCCCAGTCGGGGTCGTCGACACGGGCGCGGGCCAGCTTCTGTGCGTGGCCGACGACGCCCTTCTCCTCGGCGTCCTCGGCGGTCTCCGTGGCGGCCTCTCCCATCGACTTCTCGTCGCTGGGGGCACTCGTCGGTGCGAGTTCGCGGCCGAACCTGCCCGTCTCGTCGAGGGTGTGGCTCGGGCTGTACATCCGCTCGATGCGCTCTTCGATGTCGTGCTTGTTGTACCACTGCTTGACGTTGTTGTCGAGCAGCAGCGACACCTGCTCGGTGGTGCCGTCGGCGAAGGGCCCCTCCTGGATGGCCACGTCGTCCTCGCTCGGCTGGCTGTCGGTGAACAGCGACTTGAAGCCGAAGAAGACGGACGCGCCCTCCTCGATGGGGTTCTTGCCCTGGAGGTCCTCGTCCCACCGTTCCTTCGGGTTCCCGATGAAGCCGGTCCGGCGGTCCGTCTTCTCGAACACGCCCGAGAGGTCGGTCTCGACGTCGACACCGTTCACCTCGTCGACGGCCCCGAACAGCGCCTCCTCGGCCTCCAGCAGCACGTGGGCGTGCTTGCTGGCGAGATGCAGGTGGGCGTCGGCGTGGTCGGCCGTTATCTGCCCGCTACTGGCGATGTCGGTCTCGTCGATGATGTCCTCGGGCGGCCGCATCCCGGTCCCCTCCGGGAGGTCCTCGTCGAACCGGTCGAAGTACGACAGGGAGTACCCGATGGTGAACATCAGGCCCTCGTTGTCCCACTCGTAGGCGTCTTCGAGCGTCCGGAGCGCGGCTTCGACCTGCTCGCGGTCGTCCTCGGTCGGGGTGCCGTCGCCGGTGTAGTCCAGCAGGAGCTGGAGGTGGTGCGCCGGCGTCTTCGCGAGGCCGGTCAGCCCGTTCTTCGGCATGAAGTCGTTCCAGGCGTACTGCCGTTCCGGCAGGCCCTCGGTGCTTCCCTGGAGCACCGGTTCCCCGCGGGCCTTGGCCGCGAACATCGCACTGGTCCCACCGATGGCGAGTGCGGTCTTCATGAACTCGCGCCGTTCTATCCCGTGGTCTTCGTCATCCGTCGACCTGCTGTGTGGACAGGGCATGCTATGACAACCACACTGTACTTATATGTAATAAAATTAATCACCAATCCACATGGCCTATGGTTTTATTACCCTTGGTCACCGGGCTTGCTTCAGTTCTGCCCTCACCCGACTGCAACGAAGCGGCGTCTAGAAGAATCAATTTACCAACTCACCCGTTACGATTAAAATCTTCTGGATGGGAAGCTATCGGACGGTGGTACGTCGGCGGATTCACGGGGAGACGGTGAACGACTCCGAACCCGACGACAGGTCCGTGGTGGAAGAGCCGCTAGCCGCTTCGCTGCTCACGAATAGTTTGCAGCAAAAGCGGGCCGGGAGGGACTTGAACCTCACTCGCTCCGCGTTCGCTTCGCTCGCTGGTTCACGTTCTCCATGGCGTTTTCACTGCTCACTATCGTTCGCAGGAAAACGGGCCGGGAGGGACTTGAACTACGCCCAGACGTGCTCGCTTCGCTACGCTCGACTGGTCTCTTCAAGACCCTCAAACCGCTTCGCTCGTCACGTCCGTGACTTCGCAGAAGCGGGCCGGGAGGGACTTGAACCCCCGACCGTCTGGTTAAAAGCCAGACGCTCTGCCGAACTGAGCTACCGGCCCCGTACTGCGAAATTGTTCCGGCGACAGTTAAATGGTTATCGTTCTGTCGGGGCGTAGCGAGGGTGTTTTAGCGCCCCGTGTCTTGCTCGCAAATATGACCGCATTCGCCGGCTACGACGAGGAGTTGCGGGCGTTTCTCGAGGAGCTGTTGCGATTCGACACGACCGATGGGGGTGAACTCGCGGCCCAGCGCTGGCTTCGCGAGCAGTTCGAGTCGTTCGGGTTCGAGACGTACGAGTGGGTGGCCGACGCGGACGAACTGGCCGCACACCCGTCGTTCCCGGACGACCCTGCCGAGATCGAGACGGTGGCCCGGCCGAGCGTCGCGGGTGTGGTCGAGCTCGGGGACCCGGAGGCGGGGCCGACCATCGTCCTGAACGGGCACGTCGACGTGGTGCCGGCGACCGAGAGCGCGTGGGACACGGACCCCTTCGAGCCGACGTGGAACGGGTCCGAGGTGACGGCACGGGGCGCGGCGGACATGAAATCGGGGCTTGCGGTGGCGGTGTTCGTGGCCCGCCATCTCGCCGAAGTGGGCGAGTTCGACGGGCGAATCGTGGTCGAATCCGTCGCCGGCGAGGAGGAGGGTGGTATCGGGGCGGCCGCGGCGGCACTGTCGAACCCGTACCCGTTCGACCGGGACGCAGCCATCGTCACCGAGCCGACCGAACTGGACGTGGTGACGGCGGTCGAGGGGAGCGTGATGATGGAACTCCGGCTGGAGGGCCGGTCCGCGCACGCGGCGACGCGCTGGCGCGGCGAGTCGGTGCTCCCGCACTTCGAGACCATTCGGCGGGCCTTCGCGGAGCTGGAGGCCGAGCGCGAGGAGCGCGTGACCCACCCACTGTACGAGGAGTTCCCCATCAAGTGGCCGGTGAGCTTCGGGACGGTCCAGGCGGGCAACTGGGCGTCGGCGGTTCCCGACGAGCTGGTCGCACAGGTCCGTATCGGCGTCGCCCCGGGTGAGACGGTCGCCGACGTGGAGGCCGAGTTCCGCGAGCGCCTCGAATCGGTCGCCGAGGAGAGCGAGTGGCTCAGCGAACACCCGCCCGAGTTCGAGCGCTTCTCCATCCAGTTCGAGTCGGCCGAGGTCGACCCCGAGGAGCCGGTCGTCGGGGCGGTCCAGGCCGCGGCCGCGGCGGCAGGACTGGAGCGCGAGCCACGCGGCGCGACCTACGGGGCGGACAGCCGACACTACGAGGAAGCAGGCATTCCGACGGTGCTGTTCGGGCCGGGAAGCATCGAGCAGGCGCACTTCCCGAACGAGACCATCGACTTCGAGGACGTGCTGACGGCGGGGTCGGTACTGGTCGATGCAGTCGAGCGGTTCTGCCGCGAGAATCAGCGGTAGTCCGCGAGAATCAGAGGTACGCGTCGAGGGCGTCCGCGACGGCGTCGTCGACCGATTTGCTCTCGATGGCGGCGTGTCGCCGGAGCTCCCGGTACACGTCCGCGGGGAGCGTCACGGTGAGTTCGCCGAGGTTCACGTCGTGTTCTGCCAGGGCGTCGTCGACGGGCACACCGTCGTTGACGGCGCTGGCGATGGTCCGCACCTCGCGGACGGTGAGCTCGCCGTCGAGGGTTGCCCAGGCGAGCTGGAACCGTGCCTCGCCGCCGACGCGGGCGATGTGCTTGGCGGCGGTCGGGGCGATGTGGCCCATCGCGACGTGCCGCCGGATGGACTGTGGCAGGTCGTGGACGCGGGCCCACTTCCGGATGAAGGAGACCGTCGCGGGGTCGCCTGCGCGCTCGGCAGCGACCTTGTAGGACCCCGTGCCACGGACGAGGGCGGCACAGGCGGCGGCACCGCGCAGCATGTAGACGTTGTCGCTGCCGCCGACGGTGTTCTGGGCGAACTGGCGGACCGTCTCGGCCGCCTCGGCGACGCTCTCGGGGTCGTCAGGGTCGAACTCGACCGCGTCCCGGGCGCGCTCGCCGGTCACGGCGGGGTCGCCACGGATGACGGGCTCGCCGACCGGCGATTCGCGGCCGGCACCGGGTGGAGGGTCGTCTGTCATAGACGTGGGTTTCTCGGCATCAGTGAAAAACACCTCGCTGGTGTGCGTGGGTTACTCCTCGTCGCGCTGATCGGAGAGGTGCTCCCATATCTCGGTACAGCCCGCGCCCACGTCGACGTCACGGAGGTGCTCGTCGTGGCGCTTCTTCTTGCCACGTCGCTTCGTTGGCTCTTCCTCTGTCTCGGCTTCGTGTTCGTGTTCGACGTCCTGCTGTGTCATCTGTCTCCCTCCGGTTCGTACAGCTCGGGAGCGACGTCTGCTGACGCGTGCTGGCGTTCGGGAGTCGACTCGTCTGTCATCGACCCTTCCTATGTCAGCTACAGGTATAACCCGCCCTGCAGCCACAATCGTGTCCGCCACTACCTGATACCGGATACTGCGGCCGGTATCTGTGACGCCGCTACGTCGGGCGATTCGGCCGCCTGCTGGTGGTTGGGGGCGCGGGCGGCGTCACCGACGACGCGAACCTTTGCACGAGGCGACGGAAGGAGGCGTCCCGACGCCATACAGGAGGTATGGCCACGCAACTACGGGTCCTCGACGACGGCGCGTGGATCAGCGTCAACAACGAGCGCCAGGTGCCAAACAGCGACATCTGGCCGCTCGCGACGACCGACTTCTGTGACTGTGACATCGCCTACGTGGTGCTCGAAGCGTTCACCGAGGTGGGGGTCAATCGCCACCTCGTCGAGGTGTGTGCGGTCGGGCAGTGCATCGACTGCGGGACCGAGGGATTCCTCGACTGGCTGCCGGTTGGCCGGGTCAGCGAGGGCGAATTCCATCCCTTCGACCCCACCCAGCTCCGGGCGACGCTCGAACCTGGCAAATAGTTCCGGTAGTCGGGAGTACCGGGGCTACCTGACGAGGGAGGCGCTGGTTTAGTGCTAGAGACGGTATGCGTTTCTATGCCGACTGACGTCGAGGAGTGGAAGTCCGAGCTCTACGGCACGGACATCCGCGCCCATATGGAACGGTTCGCCGAGGAGGGCTGGGACGCCATCCCGGAAGACGAGCGAGACGCCTGGTTCGAGCGCTTCAAGTGGTACGGTCTGTACCACCAGCGCGCCGGACAGGAGTCTTACTTCATGATGCGTATCGGGCCGCCGGCCGGCGTGCTCGAACCCGGCCAGCTCCGCAAGATCGGCGAGGTCGCGAAGGAGTACTCCCAGGGTCCCGCCGAGAACCCCGAGTTCGGGAACGGCTGGGCCGACGTGACTACCCGCCAGGCCATCCAGCTCCACTGGATCAACATCGAGGACGTGCCCGCCATCTGGGACGAACTCGAATCCGTGGGTCTCTCTACCCTGCAGGCCTGTGGTGAC from Haloarchaeobius sp. HME9146 harbors:
- a CDS encoding methyl-accepting chemotaxis protein, with product MAEDTDSSGIPTPWGWVRRSYARKLGFALLGAVLLMLVAGYLVQAQTAAEVKQDAEGDLSLAAQVQANELDQWIKGNKRQARTVSELYELQTDDPEQIQPKLKELVNDGQVSDEVVAIHYVDTSKGQVITSSKDKFVGVKPAKQGAPFVSKLKEGFESPDEVYVSKPFSIPVADFPVVAVLTPVPRVDNRVVVFMINPTGETTELEQPVAEGFTRVVTTDGTVVASPESGANLTDQNQQLVLDRAAGNPSGVEETQDGELVGYASLDSTNWVVLIHAPTSNAYALTSTVREGLGGLIAVALVSLGLVGVTIGRSTTKSLRSLAGGARQMRDGDLDADIESKRTDEIGTLAATLAEMRDSLREQITEAKEAREAADRRRREAEQMNRHLEQKATEYGDTLSAIAKGDLTQRMNTQSESEAMEQIATDFNAMVAGMEKTLNHINAFATDVAAASEQVVAGAEEVQQSSQQVTASTQQISDGAEEQSNRFQEVSQEMSDLSATIEEVAVSSNEVADIAELTAETGNRGREAAQEAIAGMREIEEKSERAVDAIESLEAEMEQIDELIEFISEVADQTNMLGLNANIEATRSGMSGEGFSVVAQQVKDLAQDTKEAVQSIEGSLENLQDETDRTAHEVQTTAASIETHVDAVENAVDALDEIAEYARKTNDGVQEISTVAERQSMTTQEVVSMVEDAASIAEETTAETESVAAATEEQTSALSSVTKNANGLAKQARQLSDALDRFETDVDGQAAATETPADRQLEDSPTPSGED
- a CDS encoding Tat pathway signal protein, coding for MPCPHSRSTDDEDHGIERREFMKTALAIGGTSAMFAAKARGEPVLQGSTEGLPERQYAWNDFMPKNGLTGLAKTPAHHLQLLLDYTGDGTPTEDDREQVEAALRTLEDAYEWDNEGLMFTIGYSLSYFDRFDEDLPEGTGMRPPEDIIDETDIASSGQITADHADAHLHLASKHAHVLLEAEEALFGAVDEVNGVDVETDLSGVFEKTDRRTGFIGNPKERWDEDLQGKNPIEEGASVFFGFKSLFTDSQPSEDDVAIQEGPFADGTTEQVSLLLDNNVKQWYNKHDIEERIERMYSPSHTLDETGRFGRELAPTSAPSDEKSMGEAATETAEDAEEKGVVGHAQKLARARVDDPDWEDGRPLLLRRDFPSTDGGRAHTQFISNQRSIDDFISVRKAMAFVDWNADDPDPAESEVQLKDHGIQGHFKVQSRGTYLVPPRDLRALPPANP
- a CDS encoding ArgE/DapE family deacylase; amino-acid sequence: MTAFAGYDEELRAFLEELLRFDTTDGGELAAQRWLREQFESFGFETYEWVADADELAAHPSFPDDPAEIETVARPSVAGVVELGDPEAGPTIVLNGHVDVVPATESAWDTDPFEPTWNGSEVTARGAADMKSGLAVAVFVARHLAEVGEFDGRIVVESVAGEEEGGIGAAAAALSNPYPFDRDAAIVTEPTELDVVTAVEGSVMMELRLEGRSAHAATRWRGESVLPHFETIRRAFAELEAEREERVTHPLYEEFPIKWPVSFGTVQAGNWASAVPDELVAQVRIGVAPGETVADVEAEFRERLESVAEESEWLSEHPPEFERFSIQFESAEVDPEEPVVGAVQAAAAAAGLEREPRGATYGADSRHYEEAGIPTVLFGPGSIEQAHFPNETIDFEDVLTAGSVLVDAVERFCRENQR